The Chryseolinea soli genome contains a region encoding:
- a CDS encoding DUF5107 domain-containing protein has product MLDFKTFIPTLIFLLTFAQFAAAQVAGAKKDSVTTVTYRDYILTHSLVPAGSVPTALDPNGVYPYVSYVETSNRPVLKPYQFVVLENSHIKVTICPDLGGKVMSLIHKPSGTEALYVPNVVKPVRILPRFYFVAGGIEVSFPISHSPTQNDFVPYKIDKAAGRTYVTCGERERRFGMQWVVEYSLGPDDNFLTQRVVFRNPGTKPYPWMSWSNAALPSAPDTEYHFPKGRVLSHASTVDTLDWVTQGPRREADIREMTGYFWKTSDVNAFGVFTPSLKSGLYHFADRTVAPGIKLWSYGVGADSAWATLSTAATKPYVEIQGGPIGDQSIKLELKPGETRTHTEYWMPTNMPVDIYALKVPGHKLRALSSIPWFGWRVDAGTKPWLELSKAFTKKGEVPAPPAIDENIWAPSGMEAMQPAFEWAIAKSKGEQTSLWKFHYGAWLAGSGDIQNAKKQLTACSLGVANVLLARILRSEGDNEGAAAALRSVREPWLQLHPQVVIERDKALRSLGKQTLSERAAWLAKVDALQDEWVLERRVQLLIDQGQFKTAKELLLSIPFQKVHQTYTRTNLWNQLCEKLHDPCLPIPASLGEDRLATFGAYREFEK; this is encoded by the coding sequence ATGCTCGACTTTAAGACCTTTATACCGACGCTGATCTTCCTGCTCACCTTCGCGCAGTTCGCCGCTGCCCAAGTCGCGGGCGCAAAGAAGGACAGCGTCACCACCGTCACGTACCGGGATTACATTCTCACACACAGCCTGGTGCCCGCCGGTTCGGTGCCTACGGCCCTGGATCCAAACGGCGTTTATCCGTACGTGAGCTATGTCGAGACATCAAACCGCCCGGTGTTGAAGCCCTATCAATTTGTGGTGTTGGAAAACAGCCACATCAAAGTCACGATCTGTCCCGACCTGGGCGGCAAAGTGATGTCGTTGATCCATAAACCTTCCGGAACTGAAGCGTTGTATGTGCCGAACGTTGTAAAACCGGTGCGCATATTGCCCCGTTTCTATTTTGTGGCCGGAGGGATCGAAGTGAGTTTCCCCATATCCCACTCGCCAACCCAGAACGACTTCGTACCCTACAAGATCGACAAAGCCGCCGGGCGCACTTATGTAACGTGTGGTGAACGCGAGCGCCGGTTCGGCATGCAATGGGTTGTGGAGTATTCGCTGGGTCCCGACGATAATTTTCTTACACAACGGGTCGTCTTTCGAAATCCCGGCACAAAACCTTATCCGTGGATGTCGTGGTCGAACGCCGCGCTGCCCTCAGCGCCCGACACCGAATATCATTTTCCAAAAGGACGCGTACTCTCGCATGCATCGACCGTCGATACCCTCGACTGGGTCACGCAAGGCCCGCGACGCGAAGCCGACATCCGGGAGATGACCGGATATTTTTGGAAGACCAGCGACGTGAACGCATTTGGCGTTTTTACACCTTCGCTCAAGTCGGGATTGTATCACTTTGCCGACAGGACCGTAGCGCCCGGAATAAAATTGTGGAGCTATGGTGTAGGGGCCGACAGCGCATGGGCTACGCTCAGCACGGCCGCGACCAAACCTTATGTGGAGATCCAAGGTGGACCCATTGGCGATCAATCCATCAAACTTGAATTGAAACCCGGCGAAACGCGAACGCACACCGAATACTGGATGCCCACGAATATGCCGGTGGACATCTATGCGTTGAAAGTGCCCGGCCATAAACTCCGTGCGTTGTCGTCCATTCCGTGGTTTGGATGGCGAGTAGATGCAGGGACAAAACCGTGGTTGGAATTGTCGAAAGCCTTCACAAAAAAAGGCGAGGTTCCTGCGCCGCCCGCCATAGACGAAAACATCTGGGCGCCGTCGGGCATGGAGGCCATGCAACCCGCGTTCGAGTGGGCCATCGCAAAGAGCAAGGGTGAGCAAACCTCGTTGTGGAAATTTCACTATGGCGCGTGGCTGGCTGGTAGCGGCGACATTCAGAATGCAAAAAAGCAACTGACAGCCTGCAGCCTGGGCGTGGCCAACGTATTGCTGGCGCGAATACTGCGATCGGAAGGCGACAATGAAGGTGCGGCGGCAGCGTTGCGGTCTGTTCGTGAACCGTGGCTGCAACTCCATCCGCAGGTCGTGATCGAACGCGACAAGGCGCTGCGCAGCCTCGGAAAACAAACGCTGTCGGAGCGGGCAGCATGGCTGGCAAAAGTGGATGCCCTGCAAGACGAGTGGGTACTTGAACGTCGCGTGCAGCTGCTCATCGACCAGGGCCAGTTCAAAACAGCCAAGGAATTGTTGTTGTCCATTCCCTTTCAAAAGGTGCATCAAACCTACACCCGCACCAATCTTTGGAACCAACTATGCGAAAAGCTCCACGATCCCTGTTTGCCGATCCCTGCATCGCTGGGCGAAGACCGGCTCGCGACGTTCGGCGCCTATCGGGAATTTGAGAAGTAG
- a CDS encoding carbohydrate-binding family 9-like protein, whose protein sequence is MGHYTPAEVIAHDSASWAQANALEDFVFPWEPGKPPAAITFRALHDDQGLYWQFRVQDRDIKTYVNKNEKSEVLHGDRVEIFLCTDTTLSTYYGLEIDALARVYDYRASYYRKFDSHWQWPSGQLRASARQDEDGYVVTGRISLQSLADLGLLANGMLHCGLYRGRCMEIDLEKEAMQWISWVTPASATPDFHIPSSFGILQLE, encoded by the coding sequence ATGGGGCATTACACCCCAGCGGAAGTTATCGCACATGATTCGGCGTCGTGGGCGCAAGCCAACGCGTTGGAGGACTTTGTCTTTCCGTGGGAACCGGGGAAACCTCCGGCTGCGATAACCTTTCGGGCGCTGCACGACGACCAGGGATTGTATTGGCAATTCAGAGTACAAGACCGAGACATCAAAACCTATGTGAACAAGAATGAAAAGTCGGAAGTCCTCCATGGTGATCGCGTGGAAATTTTTCTCTGCACCGACACCACGTTGTCGACCTACTATGGCCTCGAAATAGACGCGCTGGCCCGCGTGTACGATTACCGCGCCAGCTACTACCGGAAATTTGACAGTCACTGGCAGTGGCCTTCGGGTCAACTGCGGGCGAGTGCCCGCCAGGATGAAGACGGCTATGTGGTTACGGGCAGGATCAGTCTGCAATCACTTGCCGATCTGGGGCTGCTGGCCAATGGCATGTTGCATTGTGGCTTGTACCGTGGTAGATGTATGGAGATCGATCTGGAGAAAGAGGCGATGCAATGGATCAGTTGGGTTACGCCGGCATCGGCCACGCCCGATTTCCACATCCCCTCATCCTTTGGGATACTTCAATTGGAATAG